TCGGCCATCGCCTCCTGATCGGCCTGTGGCCATACCGCATGGAATACAGAGTCCGTACCGCCAAGTTCCTGCCAAAGCTGCTCACTGATATGAGGGGCAAAAGGAGCCAGCAGAATAACCGCTGTCCGCAGCGTCTCAGCATCCATGCCTTCACTTTTAGCCATCTCAATCATCTTATTGTTATATTCCATAAAGCCGGAGACAACTGTGTTCAAACTGAAGTTTTCCAGCCTTGTCGTTATATCATGAACCATCTTATGACGGAGCTTTACCATCTCTTTCGTCGCTGTTACGTCTTTGTCTCTGTTTTCCATTACGAGCTTCCAAAATCTCGTCAAGAAACGATAAACACCGTCAATCCCTCTGTCATCCCACTCGGAATCCAGTTCCGGAGGACCGACAAACAGCTCATACAGGCGCAGAGAATCACAACCGTAATCCCTCACGAGATCATCCGGAGATACAACATTTCCTTTGGACTTGGACATCTTGATCCCGTTTTTCCCTGTGATCATCCCCTGGTTAAACAGCTTTTTAAACGGCTCGTCAAAATCAATGACACCAATGTCACATAAAAATTTTGTATAAAATCTCGAGTAAAGCAGATGCAGTACCGCATGTTCCACGCCACCGATATACATATCAACCGGCAGATACTGATCGGCTTTCTCTCTGCTCACAAGTTCCCTGTCATTCTTACTGTCCACATAGCGCAGGAAATACCACGAAGATCCTGCCCACTGTGGCATCGTATTCGTCTCTCTCCTGGATGGCGCGCCACAGACCGGACAGGTCGTATTGACCCACTCCTCAATGTCAGCAAGCGGCGACTCCCCGGTACCTGTCGGCTGATAGGACTCTACATCAGGCAACAGCAGCGGAAGCTGGTCTTCCGACACCGGCACACAGCCGCACTTGGGACAGTGAATGATCGGGATCGGCTCCCCCCAATACCGCTGTCTGGAAAACACCCAGTCGCGCAGTTTATAATTCACCGTCTTCCTGCCGATTCCCATCTTTTCGATCATAAGCGGCGCCTCTTTTTTCAGTACCGCACTCTCCATTCCATTCCATTCACCGGAGTTGATCATCGTGCCGTTAGCTTCCGTATAAGCCTCCGTCATCGACTCGATCTCTTTGCCGTCTTTGGCGATGACCTGGATAATCGGAATCTTGAATTTTGTGGCAAACTCGAAGTCTCTGTCGTCATGAGCCGGCACACACATAATCGCCCCTGTTCCGTAGTCCGCTAAAACATAATCCGACAGCCAGATCGGTATCTTTGCGCCGTTAAGCGGATTGACCGCATAACTGCCGGTAAACACCCCTGACTTTTCCTTATCCTGAAGACGGTCCACATTCGACTTCATCGACGTATCATAGATGTATTTCTCGACTGCCGTTCTCGTCTCCTTTGTCGCAAGCTCTGCCGCCAGCACATGTTCGGGAGCGAGTACCATAAAAGTGGCCCCATGCAGCGTGTCCGGTCTGGTCGTATAGACCGTAAGTGTCTCCTCTCTGCCATCGATCGGGAACTCCACTTCCGCCCCATACGATTTGCCGATCCAGTCAGTCTGCATCTTCTTTACTTTTTCCGGCCAGTCCAGCTTGTCCAGATCATTCAACAGTCTGTCCGCATATTTAGTAATTCGCAGCATCCACTGTTTGAGACTTTTTTTCGTCACTTCCTCGCCGCAGCGCTCACATTTTCCATTGACCACTTCTTCGTTGGCCAGACCTGTCTTACAGGAAGGACACCAGTTGATTGGCATCTCCTTTTCATAGGCAAGGCCTGCCTCAAACATTTTGACAAAGATCCACTGAGTCCATTTATAAAAAGCAGGGTCCGTGGTATTGACTTCCATGTCCCAGTCATACAATGCCGCAATCTGGCCAATCTGCCTCTTGATATTGGCGACATTATCCGCCGTTGATTTCGCGGGATGAACACCCATTTTGATCGCATAATTTTCTGCCGGCAGCCCAAACGCATCCCACCCCATCGGGTGAATGATGTAATGTCCTCCGTTTAACATTTTATAACGGCTCCATACGTCGGAAATGACATATCCCCGCCAATGCCCGACATGCAGTCCGTTTCCTGAAGGGTAAGGAAACATATCCAGACAGTAATATTTCGGCTTTTCGCCGTCATTGACATTGACCGGATGCTGCTCCCACTCTTTTCTCCATTTTTCTTCGATTTCTCTGTGATTATATGGTATTCCCATCTTTTATTTCCTCCTGGTTCTCGCCGACTCCCTATATTTTAGTTTTCTGCTCAAAGATTGTCAAGTATTACACAAAAGAAACCGTGACAAACATCCCTGGAGCCGGCCAGTGAAAAGCGATCAGCCATCTCATCCACCTGCTTCCGGCCATGTCAAAGCGGCATACGCCCTCACGGGTATATGCCGCTGTTTTATCTCTCTGCTCTATTGATAGATAATGCTGTAATAAAAGGTTCCTCTGTCTGTCGCAAACGTAATGGTCGTATCGGAGTTGTCAAGGTCATCCAGCACGACAGGCTGCCCGTCGACGATCTGGATCACTTTAAATACCCGTCCCGGACTCTGTAACTCGGCCGGAATCTGGAACTGATAATTTTTCGCAGCCTCGAACGACTCATAAACCTGGTCGCCGGTCGTGACCATATTGGAATACGTATACCCATAAGAGTAACCAGCATATCCATGATTCAAATAATATGCAACAATATTCAGATATTCTTCTCCCTGAACGACACGCCGGGATGTCACCGCCAGGCCTGTCATTTCATAACCAGGCGCGAAACGAAGCGGAGAGACAAACGTCTGTGTCTGGATCTGCTCTTCCTCCCGGCCCGCCATCTCATAACGTCTTGTCGCATCCTCATTGTCCGCCGAGTACACAAACGGCACGTTGGGCAGTGTCTTCTGGCGCAGCTTCATCTTCATATCGCCATTATCCATAATATAGACAATGTTGGCGGTACGGCTCTGCCCCACCCGCGCCCAACTGTCAAGACTCGTATACGGTATTTTGTCGCCGATCATCCTCGTTGTCTCTTCCGTACCGATGATCCGAACCTGCGGCGCGCTGTCTATCTTGTCAAACGCATTCCCGCTTTTGATAAAAGTCGTACTGTAGACTGTAATATATCTCAATTTATTAAATTCCGCAAAGGCTTTCGTCCCGATGTCCGTAATCCCCGGTCCCACATTGACCGCCTCGATCAGAACGCCATGCCAGGGCCGTGTATACAATGTATCATTTGTGTAATCCGGTATCGCCCCCGTCCCTTCAAAATAAAGGACTCCTTCTTTCACATAGGCGGTGACATTATCTCCAACCTCCCACACCTGTGAAGACTGGGACCACTCATGACGATCGATTTTTTTAGCCTCGGCCTGCAGCGGTACAGCACACATTGCACACAGCGCCGCCGACAACATCATCGTCAGAACTTTCCTTCCAAATCTGCCCATCGCATATCTCCTTTCCAGTCATTTTATAGTCTAAGTTTACCTATTTTGTAATATTTTGTCAACACGGGGATCTTTGGCAGAACAGGAAACTTCTGCCAGAGTCCGGCCTTTGGACCCTTGCGCTCTTACCCGATCTCTTTTACCGTATGCAGGCCATATCCCTCGGTATAACGGAGCGAGATCCGGTCCCCGATCACATAACGGATGATACCGATCAGATCCTCATCAGCCATCGATACGTCAAAAATATCTTCCGAGCCTTCCACACACACATAATAGTGCGTCGTTCCTTCCAGCACGATGGGCGCCACCGCGGTGATCTTACCCGTGATCTGCTTCAGTGCCTCCGCATTCGGACTGACAATGCCGTTCGTGTTCAAAAGCTCACTGTAATTTTTTTCTCATTCCTGGATGGTGTCTCCGATCGCCACCCACTGATATTTCTGTACGTTGACCATCGCATATTTCTTGACCAGGCCGGAGGCATCCTTGAGCGCCATGAAGTACGTAGGTTCGTCTGCAATATTCAAAAGCAGCGGGAACGTGGCCACATAACCAAGGTTCTGTACCTGCCCTTCCGCCGATGACATGGCGGAATCCTCGATTGCACCCTCCACCTTATAAAATCTCGTCTCCATCGTGCGCTGATTCATCAGTACAAATCCCACATTGGACTGGTCACCGCTGACGGAAGTGACACCGGAATAGACCCACACATCATCGTCGAGCGCGATATAATTGTAGCCGTTCGTAGACTGGAGACAGTCTCTCTGACCAAGTACACTGTTCAAAAATCCATGCTTCAAGATCCCGGAATAGTCATACAACTGTGTCAACAGCTCCGCAGAATATACTTTATCGACCCACTGGGGCACATCTTCCACCGCATAGTCAACACACTCTCCCGTCACAGCGTTGCAGAGTACGACATTGCCCACAGTCTGACCGCCGAACAGCCCGATATTAAACTTCTTCACCGGGCACACCCAGTAAGGCGTTCCCTCCTCATCGATCTCAAAGAAAAGCTGATCGTCAAAAATATAAGTCGGATAGCGGAACCGCAGATGCCGGTACAGATTGCGGTTGAAATATTCCGATTTGGAATACTTGATGCCTTCCGGAAGTTTGACACACTCCGTATCCTGTGTCGCCATGTCGATCAGTATATAGGCCGGGATGCCGTTTCTGTTATTTGTCAGCCACTTGATCGGATTGGCATAGGAAAGCGGTGTCACCCGCACCGGTTTCCCCTGATAATTGATCTGGGTATAATCGTTGCTCACTTCAAACTGAGACACCATATCCACGAGACTTCCCATCTTGCGGTTGCCGAGAAGCGCCGCCGAATTTTTGTCGAGCAGCGGAATCGTATTGTAATCCGCCTCTTTGATGTCGTCGGTAAAGTTTCTCTCTTCTATCATCAGAAGCTGCTGGTATTTTGCGGCGTTGACAACCGGCGAAGATAAAATGCTGCCGACCAGATAGATGACAAACACCACCCCCAGCAGGATGCCCATATATTTCAGCCCTTTCATCTCCTGAAAGTCCACATTAAGCCGCAGTTGTCTGCCATCTGTGACAAACAGACGCCTTCCGGCCTTTCGGAACCCATAGACCGCCATGCATACGACGATCAGGCCCATTATAAAAAACCAGAAGCTGGCAGAGTGGATGTTCACCGCCGGCAGGTAGATATAATATAAAATGCCTGCGGCCAGCAGTCCCGCCAATATAAAAAGTAAATTCCGCGTCATTTTTTTCATGATTTGTCCTCCAAAAATAGTATGTGGAAAATTATACTACATATTCTCTCTGCCGTCTCTTAAATAATACTTAAAATTACTTCGTCAGTCAGCTCAGATACCAAAAGGACCCGGGAAAGAGGCCGCATACCGCGGACGCATTTCCACAGGTCCCAATCTTCCTGATTTCAATCTTTCAGTTGCAATGTGTTACTGTCACATTTGCCATCTTGCTTTTCATCAGCGCCATGGCCATCCTGCTTTTGATCAGGCACACCTGTCCGTCACGGTCATGCTGTCAGGCGTCCGCATTCTCCGCCACCTTCGCTGCGCGATCGGCCACTTCCTTCTCCTGCACGTCGGAGGGTGCCTGCTCATACCGCGAGAATTCATAGGAATACACACCCCGGCCACCGGTCATAGACCGCAGATCGGTGCAGTATCCGAACAGTCCCGTCATCGGTACATCCGCCTCGATGACCTGTTTGCCGCTGGCAAGCGGATTCATACCAAGGACACGGCCCCGGCGTTTATTCAGATCACCCATGACATCGCCCGTGTACTGATCCGGCACGGTCACTTTCAGAGAGACGATCGGCTCGAGCAGGATCGGCTGAGCTTCCATAAAGCCTTTTTTAAACGCCTGGATCGTCGCCATCTTAAATGCCATCTCGGACGAGTCTACCGGATGATAAGACCCATCATACAGCACGGCTTTGACGCCGACAACCGGGTAAGCCGCCAGAGGACCTCTGAGAACAGACTCCTGAAGTCCCTTCTCCACCGCCGGAAAATAATTTTTCGGTACGGCGCCGCCCACGACTTCCTGCGCAAACGTAAAACTCTCTTCCAGATTACCGGAACTCT
The sequence above is a segment of the Lachnospiraceae bacterium JLR.KK008 genome. Coding sequences within it:
- the leuS gene encoding leucine--tRNA ligase — its product is MGIPYNHREIEEKWRKEWEQHPVNVNDGEKPKYYCLDMFPYPSGNGLHVGHWRGYVISDVWSRYKMLNGGHYIIHPMGWDAFGLPAENYAIKMGVHPAKSTADNVANIKRQIGQIAALYDWDMEVNTTDPAFYKWTQWIFVKMFEAGLAYEKEMPINWCPSCKTGLANEEVVNGKCERCGEEVTKKSLKQWMLRITKYADRLLNDLDKLDWPEKVKKMQTDWIGKSYGAEVEFPIDGREETLTVYTTRPDTLHGATFMVLAPEHVLAAELATKETRTAVEKYIYDTSMKSNVDRLQDKEKSGVFTGSYAVNPLNGAKIPIWLSDYVLADYGTGAIMCVPAHDDRDFEFATKFKIPIIQVIAKDGKEIESMTEAYTEANGTMINSGEWNGMESAVLKKEAPLMIEKMGIGRKTVNYKLRDWVFSRQRYWGEPIPIIHCPKCGCVPVSEDQLPLLLPDVESYQPTGTGESPLADIEEWVNTTCPVCGAPSRRETNTMPQWAGSSWYFLRYVDSKNDRELVSREKADQYLPVDMYIGGVEHAVLHLLYSRFYTKFLCDIGVIDFDEPFKKLFNQGMITGKNGIKMSKSKGNVVSPDDLVRDYGCDSLRLYELFVGPPELDSEWDDRGIDGVYRFLTRFWKLVMENRDKDVTATKEMVKLRHKMVHDITTRLENFSLNTVVSGFMEYNNKMIEMAKSEGMDAETLRTAVILLAPFAPHISEQLWQELGGTDSVFHAVWPQADQEAMADTEKEIAVQINGKTRAVINVPADISKEDAIKRGEEALGSKLSGNVVKEIYVPGRIVNIVVK